In Dromiciops gliroides isolate mDroGli1 chromosome 5, mDroGli1.pri, whole genome shotgun sequence, the following are encoded in one genomic region:
- the LOC122727473 gene encoding olfactory receptor 10C1-like produces the protein MSSSEAMMKENQTLCTQFSFVAFSSLGELQNILFVVFLTIYTFTVVGNLVIIWLIWVSPTLHTPMYFFLTNLSFLEMCYITSVVPQMLVHLLVEPKTMSVACCAAQMYVFTILGLTECCLLAAMAYDRFVAICYPLRYTLLMSPRVCLQLAAASWMTGVVVESAQTTWIFTLPFCGTGQIQHFFCDIMPVVQLACVDTSQNEIVMFSVSVLFIMSPCLLILCSYARIAMAIVRMPSAAGRQKAFSTCSSHLLVVSLFYGTALFTYLQPKAAHTPDTDKATALMYTVVTPALNPVIYTLRNKEVKGSFWRIARRHPLSQTA, from the coding sequence ATGTCAAGCTCTGAGGCAATGATGAAGGAAAACCAGACTCTCTGCACCCAGTTCTCCTTTGTGGCTTTCTCCTCTCTAGGTGAGCTACAAAACATActctttgttgtatttttaacCATATACACATTTACTGTGGTGGGAAACCTGGTGATCATTTGGCTGATCTGGGTGAGCCCTACCCTCCACACTCCTATGTACTTCTTCCTAACAAATCTATCCTTCCTGGAGATGTGCTATATCACCAGTGTGGTACCTCAAATGCTGGTACATCTGTTGGTGGAGCCCAAGACCATGAGTGTGGCCTGTTGTGCAGCTCAGATGTATGTCTTCACCATCCTGGGACTGACAGAGTGCTGCTTGCTGGCAGCCATGGCTTATGATCGCTTTGTTGCTATCTGCTACCCATTACGCTACACACTATTGATGAGCCCTCGGGTCTGCCTGCAATTGGCCGCAGCATCCTGGATGACAGGAGTGGTTGTGGAGTCAGCCCAGACCACCTGGATCTTTACTCTCCCCTTCTGTGGCACAGGACAAATTCAGCACTTCTTTTGTGACATCATGCCTGTGGTGCAACTGGCCTGTGTGGACACCTCCCAAAATGAGATTGTCatgttttctgtctctgtgctttTTATTATGAGCCCTTGCCTGCTCATTCTCTGTTCCTATGCCCGCATTGCCATGGCCATTGTGAGGATGCCCTCTGCTGCTGGCCGCCAGAAAGCTTTCTCTACTTGTTCCTCCCACCTCCTGGTGGTCTCTCTGTTCTATGGCACAGCCCTCTTTACCTACCTTCAACCCAAGGCTGCTCATACTCCAGACACAGACAAGGCAACTGCCCTCATGTACACAGTCGTCACACCTGCACTCAATCCAGTCATCTATACCCTGAGAAACAAAGAAGTGAAAGGATCCTTTTGGAGAATAGCCAGGAGGCATCCTCTTAGCCAAACTGCTTAA